CGATGCAAGACCTGCTGAAGCAAGTCAAATACGAACTGCTGACCAGCACCAAACTGCCGATGGCAGTCGATTTCCTGCTGACCGAACTGCTGCATGGTGGTGCGATGGGGCCGGCGATGCGTCGCATGAAACATTACTTCACCCCGTTCCAAACCTTCCTGGTCGACGAAGCCGAATACGCCAGCGGTCGATTTGGGATGCAGATCGCTGTCCAAGTGTTGCAACACGACGCCGAATATCGCAGCCGCGAACCGAGTCGTCAGGGTTGTTTTCTGTACCAATTTGAAACCCTCTGCCGAAACCGACTGCGATACGATCAAGGGCTCAAGGCGATGAGCGAAGACCCGATCTACGACGCCCACTGGAGCCATTGGCTGTTGGAGGTTCGCCATCAGATCGGCTTGGTCGACCTGGCCGACATGATCTTTCTACGCAGCGAGGAATACGTCAATCGAAAACGAGCGATCGAGGGACCTCAGTTCGAACCAAAACTCCCCACGCTATTCGGCGAACACGAGGGGCGGATGGCGATGGCCAACCACCGCAAAGATCCACTGTTCCTGTTCGCCGCGATGCAACGCCATCTCGGATACCCCCAAGTCCCCAAAGCCAAAGCGGCCGATCCCAACGTCGACCTCGTTCCCCAATTGATGCGGCGGATGGAGCGATTGGAAACACGACTCAAGATCATGGAGGAAGAACAGCGTCAAGGACTCGATCTAACCAAATTTTACGTCGGCCCGCAGACGCCGTCGGCCGCCAACGACGAACAGCCCGAAGATTGATTGGGGCGAACCGCTTCGTCCCCCAACGCATCCGAAATCCCATCCCTGCCAACGCATCCGATTATGAATCTCTTCGACGATCCCACCGTTCCTCGATCGATCGCCCGACGTGATTTCTTGCGTCAGTTGTCCGCTGCCAGCACCGCCGCGTTGGCCGCCACCGCACCTCGCCCCTTGTCCGCTGAAACCGGCGGCGACATGGAACATCCACGCCCCACCGCCGATGCCTGCATCTTGCTTTGGATGGGAGGTGGCATGGCGGCCCCCGACACCTTCGATCCCAAACGTTACCTTCCGTACGAACCCGGCCTCGCCGTGGCCGACATGCTTAGCACCTTTCCAGCGATCGATACCGCCGTCGATCAGATCAAGATCTGCGAGGGGCTGGAACACATTGCCGGCGTGATCGACCGGGGAACGTTGATCCGTTCACACGTCCAACCCGACCTTGGCAGCATCCTGCATTCGCGTCATCAATACCATTGGCACACCGGATACGTCCCGCCGCAAACCGTCGCGGCACCTCACATCGGTGCCTGGATGTCGCGCGTGTTGGGACCGCGGAACGAAGTCATGCCGGCCTTTATCAACATCGGACAACGTCTCGAAGGGGTCGGCGAGAGCGAAGAACTGAAGGCCTTCACCACCGCTGGCTTCTTCGGCTCGGAGTTTGGGCCGATGAACCTCCCCTACCCAGACCAGGCCGCGATCTCGGTCCGACCACCCAAGGGAATGCGTTCGCAACGGTTTGCCGATCGCAACCGCTTGTTTCGCCGCTTGGTCGACAGCAACCCCAATCGCGAACTGATGAGCGACTACCAACAGCAGTCGATGTTGCGGTCGTTCGATTCCGCCTACCGCTTGCTCAGCAGCGACGATCGTAAAGCATTCGACATCACCTTGGAGCCCAAAGAAAGTTTCGACCGCTACAACACCGGCCGTTTTGGACAAGGATGCCTGTTGGCGCGACGCTTGGTCGAATCGGGGGCTCGGTTCGTCGAAGTGACCACCGAATACGTCCCCTTCTTGCACTGGGACACGCACAACGATGGACACGCAACCGTCGAACGAATGCATCGCGAAATCGATCGCCCCGTCGCCCAATTGATCACCGACCTGCAGCAGCGTGGGCTGTTGGACCGCACGCTTGTCATCCTGGCATCCGAATTCAGTCGCGATGCATTGATGGAAGGCCAACCCGGTTCCAACGCCAACGATCAAGCGACCGCCAAAGTCGACGTGCTCAGCGAGATGAAACACTATGGGTTGCACCGACACTTCACGGGCGGTTCGAGCGTCTTAATGTTTGGCGGCGGCATGAAACAAGGTTTCCTGTACGGAGCCACCGCGCCGGAACGACCATTGATGGCGATTGAAAACCCGGTCACGATCGAAGACCTGCACGCCACGATCATGACCGCGATGGGAATCAGTCCACAGACCGGTTTCGATGTCGAAGGCCGTCCGTTTTATGTCACTGAAGATGGCAAAGGCAAATCGGTCGGCGAACTGTTTGCCTGACCCCAAGCGTCTGCTCGTCGATCTAAATCCCTGCCGACCCCGGCGACGTGGCCGGAACCGCCGCTGGTTCCATCGCTTCGATCCACTGGCGAATCAATTCTACCCCCTCTTCATCGACTAACGATCGGCCGATTTCTGGCATCATTTCGCCGACGTGATCCGTCTCCAACCGATGCATCAAAATCGAAGCGTCCGGGTGGCCAGGAACGATGTCGTACAATCGTCCCCCCGTACCACGCCCCGCCGCAACCGGCGTTTTATAGACGCCCAAGCGATACGGTTCCGCCACACCGACATGCAGGTGCAGTCCCGAATTGCGAGCCGGCCCGATCGGGCTGTGGCAATGCGCACAATTCACATCCAACCATGCCCGGGCGCGGGCATTCAAATCGCCCGTTGCTTCGTCGTTCCAAACCGCAAACCGCGGCACCTGCGTGGAGTCGGGCAATCCAGTCAGCAGACCAATCTCGGCCCATCGCCGCAATTGGTTCTCCCGCCCGTCGGTGTAATCGAAATCGCGATTCAAGTTACCAGCGGTGGGACCGATCGGCTCGAACTTTTGATTCTCATGGCAACGTTTGCAGTCGTTGAAATTCGGCACCAAATGCGTGTTGCGACGATCACGGCCATCGCGATGTTTCCATTTGACTTCGACCGCCCCGCCGGTCAACGACAGCATCGCATCGGTCTGTTCGTCGTTCCAAAGATAAGGCAAACCGATCCAACCGGTCGGCTGGTGCAACATGATCCGCGTCTCGATCAGTCGACGCCCCTGTCCCGGTTGCGTCATGTCATGCGGATAATAGAACGTCTTTGCGAGCACCGTTCCCACCGGAAAATCGAACACGTCGGTTGGTTGATACGCCACCGTAACCCCATCCGGCAGACGGACCACGCGATGTTTGGCCGCATAGTCGGAGAAGAGCGGCGTGTTGACATCATACGGCAGCACGCCAGCGGCAGGTTCCAAATTGGCCAACGCGCCGTCGAACAATGCGTACTGCGAAAGCCGCGGCAAATACTTCGCCCGCCGCGTCCGTCGCGACTCGTTCGTTGGAACGGGATCGGCATCGACCGCGACGATCGATTCAGATGTTGAAGAACCATCACCTGTCGCATCCCCAACCGGCACCGACTGGCGACAGCCCAACAAACCGAAGACCAGCACTGCAGCAAGCGTTGCGGTAAACGCAAGTTTTTGAAGAGAAGAATTCTGCTTCGCCGTGGCGGTCATCTTCATTCGACTCCAGAAAGCACGATCGCCGCCAACGGATCTCGCGCGGCGGCATAGTCACCGCTGTCGTCGCTGATCTCCGCCCCCTTCCCCTGCAACATCGCTGCCAGCCCCAGGTTCACGAAGGTCGCATCCCCATTGTTAACGATTCCCCAGGCAAGCGTATCGGGCAACTTCCCATCGACCAACTTGGCCGGATCCAAAACCCCATCGACCACAATGTCGGGCATCGGCAATTTTCCAGCTTGCTTGTAAATGTCACCGAACACCCCCTGTGGGTCTTTGCCACCGTCGGACATCCGATTGTCGTGGATGTGAATCGCTTCGGGATACGGATCGTATTGCGGATCGTCGAACTTCCGCTGCGTCGCCAAAAAGCTGACGACAGCACAGTTGGCTGTTTTGTTCCCGTGAATGTCGTTTTCAAAGACTTCGACGTGATCATTGGCCATGATCATCAAACCGGTCCCGGCGGGAACCGTTGCCACCATCGCCCCCTCGTGAGCGAAGTTCGGATGGTTATTGTCAAACAGTCGGTTCTTGAAGACTCGGGTGTGGCTGCCATTCTTCAGCTGCAGACCGGGGAGTGAAAAGACCAAGATCCCGCCGGTATTGTTGGTCGCTTCGTTCTCGTAAACGTCGGCCCCAATCGTGTTTTCGATTTCGA
Above is a genomic segment from Rosistilla ulvae containing:
- a CDS encoding DUF1501 domain-containing protein encodes the protein MNLFDDPTVPRSIARRDFLRQLSAASTAALAATAPRPLSAETGGDMEHPRPTADACILLWMGGGMAAPDTFDPKRYLPYEPGLAVADMLSTFPAIDTAVDQIKICEGLEHIAGVIDRGTLIRSHVQPDLGSILHSRHQYHWHTGYVPPQTVAAPHIGAWMSRVLGPRNEVMPAFINIGQRLEGVGESEELKAFTTAGFFGSEFGPMNLPYPDQAAISVRPPKGMRSQRFADRNRLFRRLVDSNPNRELMSDYQQQSMLRSFDSAYRLLSSDDRKAFDITLEPKESFDRYNTGRFGQGCLLARRLVESGARFVEVTTEYVPFLHWDTHNDGHATVERMHREIDRPVAQLITDLQQRGLLDRTLVILASEFSRDALMEGQPGSNANDQATAKVDVLSEMKHYGLHRHFTGGSSVLMFGGGMKQGFLYGATAPERPLMAIENPVTIEDLHATIMTAMGISPQTGFDVEGRPFYVTEDGKGKSVGELFA
- a CDS encoding SO2930 family diheme c-type cytochrome; the encoded protein is MKMTATAKQNSSLQKLAFTATLAAVLVFGLLGCRQSVPVGDATGDGSSTSESIVAVDADPVPTNESRRTRRAKYLPRLSQYALFDGALANLEPAAGVLPYDVNTPLFSDYAAKHRVVRLPDGVTVAYQPTDVFDFPVGTVLAKTFYYPHDMTQPGQGRRLIETRIMLHQPTGWIGLPYLWNDEQTDAMLSLTGGAVEVKWKHRDGRDRRNTHLVPNFNDCKRCHENQKFEPIGPTAGNLNRDFDYTDGRENQLRRWAEIGLLTGLPDSTQVPRFAVWNDEATGDLNARARAWLDVNCAHCHSPIGPARNSGLHLHVGVAEPYRLGVYKTPVAAGRGTGGRLYDIVPGHPDASILMHRLETDHVGEMMPEIGRSLVDEEGVELIRQWIEAMEPAAVPATSPGSAGI
- a CDS encoding parallel beta-helix domain-containing protein translates to MTLILLSLGTLASIGCRDHSPMADSGAEVSTIADAAESVSPDATATISESITSVIMPGPEAQAQAQEALITAEPGDVIEFAAGTFEFVGTLSLDGIAGITIRGQGIDDTILNFTGQRKGSGGEGLMVKADRFTIEDLTIQNTPGDAIKISDSNEVTIRRIRTWWSEGPSEQNGAYGIYPVMCSNVLIEHCVAECASDAGIYVGQTRQTIVRHNRAMRNVAGIEIENTIGADVYENEATNNTGGILVFSLPGLQLKNGSHTRVFKNRLFDNNHPNFAHEGAMVATVPAGTGLMIMANDHVEVFENDIHGNKTANCAVVSFLATQRKFDDPQYDPYPEAIHIHDNRMSDGGKDPQGVFGDIYKQAGKLPMPDIVVDGVLDPAKLVDGKLPDTLAWGIVNNGDATFVNLGLAAMLQGKGAEISDDSGDYAAARDPLAAIVLSGVE